A window of Canis lupus baileyi chromosome 28, mCanLup2.hap1, whole genome shotgun sequence genomic DNA:
aaaaataatagtagctTTGGCCTCCCAAAACATAGCTTGAATGTTAACTATTCCCTTTTATCATCCCTCAAGAAAGAAAGGGTAATGTGCAAAGAAGTACCTGAGTTATTTGAGAAATAAGGAAGAACATTAAGagtctataaaaacaaaattaggacttaaaataaaaatactgctttATATAGGAGAGTGTCATGATAGGTAAAGCGataagtaaaaatatacataagaaaaaCATATTAACAATCTTAGAAGAGACTATTAGAACAGATTAGTCATTAACGCAGGAACATCTTAGGGCATAGCCCTTGGAATTAGATTACCTGTGTCTGTATACTGTCATCAGGGCACTTTACCGGGTGCCTACGTAGCGGTCCTGTAGATTGTAGAAGTTTGaatagggaaagagaaagaaatatttggccaaaagagaaaagtaaatatcTGAAGaggaaagcaacaacaaaaagtaccTTCAAAGAGTATTATGGGATGCTAGGAGCAAGCTCATGGATTTACTAAAGGAGGTTTGGGTCTCAGAGGTTTTAATCTCCGTTTGTGTGTTTTCACGAATATCCTGAAATATTCAGAAGATAGATTTATAATGAGATATGTGAAAATACaattaaagaaatacagaaacaatGAACCAACATATGAtaccataaataaatttagaagtattttgtctctttttagtACAAAACTACTTTTCCCTTAAAGCAAAAGACAGCAATGATTTTTgaaaagtgtgtgtgcatgcttgtgcGTGTCCCAGTTTCTTTTCCGTctcattttttttgcatctattttcagCTAAAACAGAGAATACCATCATAAAGGAGGAAAATCATGAGAAATCACACAAAGGTAACAGAGTTTATTCTTCTCGGGTTGACCGATGACCCAAAGTGGCAGGTTGtacttttcatatttcttcttgtTACCTACATGTTCAGTGTGACTGGGAACCTGGTCATTATCATCCTCACCCTAACAGATCCCCACCTGAAGACTCCAATGTATTTCTTCCTTCGAAACTTCTCATTCCTAGAAATGTCATTCACCTCTGTTGCAATTCCCAGATTCCTTGTCACTGTTGTGACGGGAGACAGAACCATTTCCTACAATGACTGTCTGGCTCAggtatttttcttcatcttattGGGGGCCACAGAGTTTTACCTCCTGACTGCCATGTCCTATGACCGCTACATTGCCATCTGCAAACCTCTGCATTACATGACCATCATGAGCAGCAGAGTCTGCATCCTTCTTGTCTTTAGCTCATGGCTTGCAGGATTCCTGATCATCTTTCCACCAGTAATTCTGGCGCTGAAGTTGGATTTCTGTGCCTCCAATATAATTGACCATTTTATCTGTGACTCTTCTCCAATTCTACAGCTTTCTTGCACAAACACTCACTTTCTAGAACTCATGGCATTTATTTTAGCGGTGGTAACACTTATGGTCACCTTAACCCTAGTTATGCTCTCCTACATATACATCATCCGCACAATTCTGAGAATTCCTTCCAGGAGTCAAAGGAAAAAAGCCTTTTCCACGTGTTCCTCCCACATGATAGTAGTCTCCCTCTCTTATGGAAGCTGCATCTTCATGTACATTAAGCCTTCTGCAAAGGAAAGGGTGAGTTTAAACAAAGGAGTAGCTGTGATCATTACCTCAGTGACTCCTCTCTTGAATCCTTTCATATATACATTAAGAAACCAGCAGGTGAAGCAAGCCTTCAAGAACATGGTCCACAGAATGGCCttttcttcatataaatgaatGTCATTATGCAAAAATGTATACATACCCTGAAAACAAAGCGGAATGGAAATCTTTGGATTTTACTACGTAAATTCTTGAAACCCTTCATTTTGTTCTTTCGCTTAAACATTCTTCTATATCATTaatgtctctttttcttattaGCTGAAAGTCAGGTCTTATCTATTTTAAGCTATATAGAAAATGGCCAGTCTTCACCCATGTAACTAAATTTTAGATGTCAATAACCTTTATTGTTTCTCATATCACAGCAAGGTAGCTGATAAATTCATACAAAAAATTCAAATTGCTGTACTATAAGAAGCCTACCTGAAACCacaaatatgaaatttattttatatgttataagtAAAACTGTGTATCTTAAGTAATATCTCTAAGATTTCTCCTGtcaccaagaaaagaaaatcttttgctGTAGATTTTCCTATTTTGccaatcatgtttttaaaaggaaaaccgtggtctataaaggaaaaataagctaCTCTGAGAAAATTCACTTTTATACTCAGATAATTTCAATTGTTAAACATGGTCTTTTCTACtgacatgaagaaaaatgacaaagaatcTAGAATGCTATGAGATGCAGACTTCAGAGAGTATCTTGGAAATGATGACACATGACTTATTAGCTTTCCTTTATCAGCAAATCTCCATACTGTCTTTATCTTTCCATTGACTCTTTCACAGAGGTCTTGCCTCCCTCACCCTTACTCAGGAGAGTGACTCCTGCAGGTAATGTAAAAAATGTGTAACATCTGGTTCCTGTAGTCAGGGAGCCCCTCAGCAGCAATGAATCACTAAACCAAATTTTTTGTCTTAGGACAATAGTTAGGAGTCTAACTAGATGCTACTGTGGTAGCATCCATAGTCTCTCAGTGCAGACTCTTCTGGTTGCTCATAGACAAGATTCCTCCATGAGCACTCACCTGTTATCATTTTGCGTTCATGGAATGTTACACTTTTTTCAAGCAGATTTAATACAATGAAACCATGAAGGGACAGGTAAATAATCTTCTTTGATTATACATTTATCAATGGAGTAAtttgtaaagaaatgaaacaatgaagGTTTGTTTTTGTAAGGCTGTATCAAGTAAGcagaaaagcaaaagtgaaaatcAGGAATGTGGAAAAGAATATGCAAATGTTAACTAAATGAACATATACTGTATGTGTGTGGTATATATGATAGACTGCAATGTAGGAAGACAGgatagagaaaggggaaaataagagGGTAAAGGAAAGTTGATCCTCTTGATTGACAAAAACTTCCCTGAGGAAATTGATTCTAACATTCACATTGTCAGTAGGATGTGAAAATCCctataaatatttccaaaaaatagtaaatgcttaaattgaaatattattttacagtgttatgaaataaagaattttttactGCAAATGTAATTTTGGTAAGAAAAGTATGAGATATATGTTGGAGGTCATGGTTTTAGAGGCTTTGAAAAAGTATTTCTGCTCATATTTCACGCTCAcactaatatttcaaaaatacatttcctttttttaaagtactaagcaaaaaaaaataaagtactaagCAGATTATAAATAagcattaataatattattttaagtaatccaCTGATTACATAGCTGAGTGATCTATTGATTTGTAGCATTTTTAATGAGGGGCAAGTATTCCCAGTTGAGAGTAATATACAACCTGAATGAGGCAAAAGGTTGTATCATTAACCATGTTACCAGAGTCCACAATCTAATAG
This region includes:
- the LOC140619920 gene encoding olfactory receptor 6C75-like produces the protein MRNHTKVTEFILLGLTDDPKWQVVLFIFLLVTYMFSVTGNLVIIILTLTDPHLKTPMYFFLRNFSFLEMSFTSVAIPRFLVTVVTGDRTISYNDCLAQVFFFILLGATEFYLLTAMSYDRYIAICKPLHYMTIMSSRVCILLVFSSWLAGFLIIFPPVILALKLDFCASNIIDHFICDSSPILQLSCTNTHFLELMAFILAVVTLMVTLTLVMLSYIYIIRTILRIPSRSQRKKAFSTCSSHMIVVSLSYGSCIFMYIKPSAKERVSLNKGVAVIITSVTPLLNPFIYTLRNQQVKQAFKNMVHRMAFSSYK